One genomic segment of Rubripirellula amarantea includes these proteins:
- a CDS encoding small basic protein, which produces MTMDRSLKVQAGAIKTRNVLTRAERVAQMKNLGKFDEEASLVGMPKTRVVKVSLKRKKKVKKAEEDDKATKKKK; this is translated from the coding sequence ATGACCATGGACCGCAGCCTCAAGGTGCAAGCCGGGGCCATCAAGACTCGCAACGTTCTGACGCGAGCCGAACGAGTCGCCCAAATGAAGAATCTGGGCAAATTCGACGAAGAAGCCAGCCTCGTTGGGATGCCCAAGACGCGAGTCGTCAAGGTGTCGCTGAAGCGTAAGAAGAAAGTTAAGAAGGCTGAAGAGGACGATAAGGCTACTAAGAAGAAGAAGTAG
- a CDS encoding AEC family transporter gives MTSLYPIISSVMGVFLVMAVGAICRRTGWLTPQADRTLASLTANVTLPAYFIHKILGSEEFGSLTTAWPPPLFGFFSTAVGFGIGLLFARVVGPRVGLDSDAKQRAFALCVGICNYGYIPLPLAEKFYPEVLLELILHNVGVDLALWSVGIMIISGSGGGQWKKAVFSAPLLGVVFASSMRLLSFDQYLPDPILTAIGTLGDCAIPLGLLLGGAIIVDFMGTSGGLGSWKVIASGIFLRQLVMPALMLTAAMLLTSSVDLKRVMILEAAMPVAIFPIVLVRLYERDTKTAIEVVLSTSIAGIVLIPAWLAIGAWWLGL, from the coding sequence ATGACCTCTCTTTACCCCATCATCAGCAGTGTCATGGGGGTGTTCCTGGTGATGGCCGTTGGTGCGATATGCCGTCGCACGGGTTGGTTGACTCCGCAAGCCGACCGAACGTTGGCATCGCTGACGGCGAATGTGACCTTACCGGCTTATTTCATTCACAAAATTCTCGGTAGCGAAGAATTCGGCTCGCTGACAACCGCTTGGCCGCCACCGCTGTTCGGTTTCTTTTCAACCGCGGTCGGGTTTGGAATCGGACTTCTCTTTGCCCGAGTGGTGGGTCCCCGCGTGGGCCTGGACAGCGACGCCAAGCAGCGTGCGTTTGCGTTGTGCGTCGGCATCTGTAATTACGGATACATCCCGCTTCCGTTGGCTGAAAAGTTCTATCCGGAAGTCCTGCTCGAGCTGATCTTGCACAATGTCGGAGTCGACTTGGCGTTATGGAGCGTCGGGATCATGATCATCAGCGGTTCCGGTGGTGGTCAATGGAAGAAGGCAGTCTTTAGTGCTCCTCTGCTCGGCGTGGTGTTCGCGTCGAGCATGCGACTACTCAGCTTTGATCAGTACCTTCCCGATCCCATTTTGACAGCGATCGGAACGCTCGGTGATTGCGCGATTCCGTTGGGCCTACTTCTTGGCGGTGCGATCATTGTCGACTTCATGGGAACTTCCGGTGGACTAGGTTCATGGAAGGTGATCGCGTCGGGAATATTCTTGCGGCAACTGGTCATGCCCGCCCTGATGCTCACCGCCGCCATGCTATTGACCAGTTCGGTGGACCTCAAACGCGTGATGATTCTGGAAGCCGCGATGCCGGTCGCAATCTTCCCCATTGTTCTGGTACGACTTTACGAGCGAGATACCAAGACCGCGATTGAGGTAGTCTTATCGACGTCGATCGCCGGCATCGTCTTGATCCCAGCGTGGCTCGCCATCGGAGCATGGTGGCTAGGTCTGTAG
- a CDS encoding acyl-CoA desaturase, translated as MSEAVADTDEVAPNDASRFNEDTIVDVPDTGLDPQRIPLPEATQPLKILWSYVAVLSVVHVLALGIFIPYLFTWSGLILGILGHFTFGMLGITIGYHRLLTHRGFTCPKWLEHSLAMMGMCNLQDSPARWVAIHRMHHQHSDRQPDPHSPLANFVWGHVGWVVCRHRDLDKTSHYERYVRDLLRDPFYLRLERHDGWFFVYLFHSLLITMAGAAFGYFVGGSGSEVIRYAASWTVWAVAARTVFVLHGTWSVNSLSHLFGYRNYETRDHSTNNWLVALISHGEGWHNNHHAQPRSAAHGHRWWEFDMSWRVIQFLEMIGLAKDVVRPKSNR; from the coding sequence ATGAGCGAAGCTGTCGCCGACACTGACGAAGTCGCCCCGAACGATGCCAGTCGATTTAACGAAGATACCATCGTCGATGTTCCTGATACCGGGCTGGATCCGCAACGCATTCCGTTGCCCGAAGCGACCCAGCCCCTGAAGATCCTGTGGTCCTATGTGGCGGTGCTTTCAGTCGTCCATGTTTTGGCCCTCGGAATCTTCATTCCTTACCTGTTCACTTGGTCGGGTTTGATCCTCGGCATTCTCGGTCACTTTACCTTCGGAATGCTCGGCATCACGATTGGTTACCACCGGCTCCTCACGCATCGTGGCTTCACTTGCCCGAAGTGGTTGGAACATTCGTTAGCGATGATGGGAATGTGCAACCTGCAAGATTCACCAGCTCGCTGGGTCGCAATTCACCGGATGCACCATCAACACAGCGACCGTCAACCCGACCCTCACTCGCCGCTGGCCAATTTCGTTTGGGGACACGTGGGCTGGGTCGTTTGTCGCCACCGAGACTTAGACAAGACCAGTCACTACGAACGCTATGTGCGAGATCTACTACGTGATCCGTTTTACCTCAGACTTGAGCGTCACGACGGGTGGTTCTTCGTCTACCTATTCCATTCGCTCCTGATCACAATGGCGGGCGCAGCGTTTGGATACTTCGTGGGTGGCAGCGGATCCGAAGTGATTCGCTATGCAGCCAGTTGGACCGTTTGGGCCGTGGCTGCTCGCACGGTGTTCGTTTTGCACGGAACTTGGTCCGTCAATTCGCTCTCGCACCTGTTTGGCTATCGCAACTACGAAACTCGCGATCACAGCACCAACAATTGGTTGGTCGCACTCATCAGCCACGGCGAGGGCTGGCACAACAATCACCACGCTCAACCGCGATCGGCCGCTCATGGTCATCGCTGGTGGGAATTTGACATGTCTTGGCGAGTGATTCAGTTTCTCGAGATGATCGGCTTGGCCAAAGACGTGGTGCGACCTAAGTCGAATCGCTAA
- the msrA gene encoding peptide-methionine (S)-S-oxide reductase MsrA, whose translation MSSFPRNLIPRIVATLAIVTASVGSIATAQSEGSANSDALSQGKEAVATLAGGCFWCTEAVFENMEGVNDVVSGYIGGQVPNPTYEQVCGKLTGHAEAVEVYYDPTKVTYEEILKVFFKTHDPTTLNKQGADEGPQYRSSIFIHSAEQKQIAERVIKELTDAHEYRKPIVTQLEVATEFYPAEEYHQDYYRRNPTAGYCRAVVATKVKKFKNVFPEKVKQE comes from the coding sequence ATGTCCAGTTTCCCCCGAAATCTGATTCCGCGAATCGTGGCAACGTTGGCAATCGTCACCGCTTCGGTCGGCAGCATCGCGACGGCCCAAAGTGAAGGCTCGGCCAATAGTGACGCTCTCTCGCAAGGCAAAGAGGCGGTCGCCACGTTGGCCGGTGGCTGCTTCTGGTGTACCGAGGCCGTTTTTGAAAATATGGAAGGCGTGAACGATGTGGTTTCAGGCTACATCGGTGGGCAGGTGCCCAACCCAACCTACGAACAGGTGTGCGGGAAGCTCACCGGACACGCCGAGGCGGTGGAGGTCTATTACGATCCAACGAAGGTTACCTACGAAGAAATCTTGAAGGTCTTCTTCAAGACTCACGACCCGACCACGCTGAACAAGCAAGGTGCCGATGAGGGGCCTCAGTATCGCAGTTCGATCTTTATTCACAGCGCCGAACAAAAACAGATCGCCGAACGCGTCATCAAGGAGCTCACCGATGCTCATGAGTATCGTAAGCCGATCGTGACGCAACTCGAAGTTGCGACCGAGTTCTACCCGGCCGAGGAATATCACCAAGACTACTATCGTCGCAATCCAACGGCCGGCTATTGTCGAGCGGTGGTGGCGACGAAGGTCAAGAAATTTAAGAACGTGTTTCCTGAAAAAGTGAAGCAGGAATGA
- the hemQ gene encoding hydrogen peroxide-dependent heme synthase — MPEPSVIPENGWHCGHFFYRFRRDAMTGVLNEAERSAFLAALNPSDAPERIATYWTSGHRADFAVMVMDPDPAKVDSIHQSIMAPGIGRYIEPTWSFVSMSEVSEYVPSVQEFKKRLVRGGADPNSPEVAAKVSAYERRLPMMNEQRLRPEFPDLPAACFYPMNKSRVPGANWFTEAFSARNAMMAEHAQSGMAFAGKVSQLISVGVGVDDWEWMVTLWARNPEYLKEIVYKMRFDEASAKYAEFGPFYVGYKATPLEILEHCQVVGK; from the coding sequence TTGCCGGAACCATCGGTGATTCCAGAAAATGGCTGGCATTGCGGTCACTTCTTTTACCGCTTTCGACGTGACGCGATGACGGGTGTGCTGAATGAAGCGGAACGATCTGCTTTTCTTGCGGCCCTCAATCCATCGGATGCACCCGAGCGAATAGCAACCTACTGGACCAGCGGTCATCGAGCTGACTTTGCGGTGATGGTGATGGATCCCGATCCGGCCAAAGTCGATTCGATTCACCAGTCCATCATGGCTCCTGGCATTGGCCGATACATCGAACCCACTTGGTCGTTCGTGTCGATGAGCGAAGTGAGTGAGTACGTTCCCTCGGTGCAAGAGTTCAAGAAACGTTTGGTGCGAGGTGGCGCGGATCCTAATTCACCGGAAGTCGCCGCGAAGGTGTCGGCGTATGAACGTCGTTTGCCGATGATGAACGAACAACGGTTGCGGCCCGAGTTTCCCGACTTGCCGGCGGCCTGTTTTTATCCAATGAACAAGAGTCGCGTCCCGGGAGCGAACTGGTTTACCGAAGCTTTCAGTGCGCGAAACGCAATGATGGCCGAGCACGCGCAAAGCGGGATGGCATTCGCTGGCAAAGTCAGCCAATTGATTTCAGTCGGCGTTGGCGTTGACGACTGGGAATGGATGGTGACACTGTGGGCACGTAACCCGGAATACTTGAAAGAGATCGTTTACAAGATGCGATTTGACGAAGCCAGTGCCAAGTACGCTGAGTTTGGGCCGTTCTACGTTGGCTACAAAGCCACACCGCTGGAAATTCTCGAACATTGCCAAGTCGTCGGAAAGTAA
- a CDS encoding efflux RND transporter permease subunit — protein MLNYQKRIAEWLIQYRWIGIVLALLTFAVAWPSAQKLEFDRSITAMFDPSDPTLQSYQQLQSEFGGNAVVMLVYHDADLWSDDGIARNQAITAQVAAVEGVTGVLSPSVLNAAVKQIRPGSFLTGSEPLLNRRDPISRGFDQMFVGYTHSPDHAHGAVVAMLDPGNTQAAIQGMRDVVSGLESNDTNPDRSSTSETTADEQNAIDLTLIDDIDLVGEPVLIEEAFALIERDGVWLATLTLSLLSLVVLVSLLDLRLVALSIVVIGWAVTMTQATMQWMGTELSLVSTILAAITTVITVTSVLHIGVRFRIVRRRQGSSRTAAFTALSMLMLPIALTCATDAAGFAALGVSRILPVRQFGIMIAIAATAVLLGLALIGPLLLSAPSMALLSSPFTRIRRSFLEPLQRAIHRGCLIVAKFSVQHFTWIAIACLAMSVFIALGWQRVETETSFLKNFRDDSSLVKSYERVEDEFGGAGVWDVLIDAPAEVGSSFLKKVRKLEHELRRVDVDGARLSKVLSLADADSVLSRVTLMRLLAAKTRLAGMQQTMPVFYQALMTEPLDEETRRLRLMIRSEEDLDANQKMKLIAEVERVVAASEVGKTAKVTGYYVLMARLIDGLIDDGWRCFFASAVLVWLLLVVSGRSIKRATIALAINLLPALLVISAIGLLGSKVNMGSAMIAAVSIGLSIDGSVHFLASYRRMIARGRSTKQSATHASAAIGVPMIFATLALVIGFGGLATSEFVPTATFGVLVAATLVVGTIVNLTVLPSLIAKAD, from the coding sequence ATGTTGAACTATCAAAAGCGTATTGCCGAGTGGCTGATCCAGTATCGCTGGATCGGAATAGTCCTGGCGTTGTTGACCTTCGCGGTCGCTTGGCCGAGTGCTCAGAAACTGGAATTCGATCGATCCATCACGGCGATGTTCGACCCCAGCGACCCAACGCTGCAAAGTTACCAGCAACTTCAATCCGAGTTCGGTGGCAACGCCGTCGTGATGCTCGTCTATCACGACGCGGATTTGTGGTCCGACGACGGTATCGCTCGCAATCAAGCGATCACCGCCCAAGTTGCCGCGGTCGAAGGGGTGACCGGCGTGCTGTCGCCCTCGGTCCTGAACGCCGCGGTTAAGCAAATCCGTCCCGGCTCGTTCTTGACCGGTTCCGAGCCGCTGCTCAATCGTCGCGATCCGATCTCACGTGGCTTCGACCAAATGTTTGTGGGATACACGCATTCCCCAGACCACGCTCACGGCGCCGTCGTCGCGATGCTCGATCCTGGCAACACTCAAGCCGCCATTCAGGGCATGCGCGATGTGGTGAGTGGCCTTGAGTCAAATGACACCAATCCGGATCGTTCATCAACCAGTGAAACTACGGCTGATGAACAAAACGCAATCGACCTAACGCTGATTGATGACATCGATCTTGTGGGCGAGCCGGTGTTGATCGAGGAAGCCTTTGCCCTGATCGAACGAGATGGCGTTTGGCTCGCGACGCTAACACTTTCGTTGCTTTCACTTGTCGTCTTGGTGTCACTGCTCGATTTGCGACTGGTCGCTTTGTCGATTGTCGTGATCGGTTGGGCGGTCACGATGACCCAAGCCACGATGCAATGGATGGGAACCGAATTGTCTTTGGTCAGCACGATCTTGGCCGCGATCACGACGGTCATCACGGTCACATCGGTGTTGCACATCGGTGTACGTTTCCGCATCGTTCGCAGACGACAAGGCAGTTCCAGGACAGCCGCATTTACGGCGCTTTCGATGCTGATGCTTCCGATCGCATTGACCTGCGCAACCGACGCCGCTGGCTTTGCCGCGTTGGGCGTGTCCCGGATTTTGCCGGTTCGTCAGTTCGGCATCATGATTGCGATTGCTGCGACAGCGGTGTTGTTGGGCTTGGCGTTGATCGGACCACTTTTGTTAAGTGCACCGTCGATGGCATTGCTTTCGAGTCCGTTTACTCGTATTCGACGTTCTTTTCTTGAGCCGTTGCAGCGAGCCATCCATCGCGGATGCTTGATCGTGGCGAAGTTTTCCGTTCAGCACTTCACCTGGATTGCGATCGCGTGCCTGGCGATGTCCGTGTTCATCGCGCTGGGGTGGCAACGAGTTGAAACCGAAACGAGCTTTCTAAAGAATTTCAGGGACGACAGTTCGCTGGTGAAGTCTTACGAGCGAGTGGAAGACGAATTCGGTGGGGCCGGCGTATGGGACGTGTTGATCGACGCTCCTGCGGAAGTGGGATCTTCGTTCTTGAAGAAAGTACGGAAGTTGGAACATGAACTCCGGCGTGTCGACGTCGACGGTGCGAGATTGTCGAAAGTGTTAAGCCTTGCGGATGCCGATTCGGTGCTTTCCCGAGTGACGTTGATGCGACTCTTGGCGGCCAAGACTCGTTTGGCTGGCATGCAACAAACGATGCCCGTGTTCTACCAAGCCTTGATGACGGAACCATTGGATGAAGAAACTCGACGATTGCGATTAATGATTCGCAGCGAGGAGGATCTCGACGCGAATCAGAAAATGAAATTGATTGCCGAAGTCGAACGAGTTGTCGCCGCCAGCGAGGTCGGCAAAACGGCGAAGGTGACCGGTTACTACGTGTTGATGGCGCGACTGATCGACGGGTTGATCGACGACGGTTGGCGATGCTTTTTCGCTTCCGCCGTGTTGGTGTGGTTGTTGCTCGTCGTCTCGGGTCGCTCAATCAAGCGAGCGACGATTGCGCTGGCTATCAATTTGCTTCCTGCTTTGCTGGTGATTTCCGCGATTGGTTTGCTCGGCAGCAAGGTCAACATGGGGTCAGCAATGATCGCGGCTGTTTCCATTGGATTGTCGATTGACGGAAGCGTGCATTTCTTAGCATCGTACCGCCGCATGATCGCCAGAGGCCGCAGCACGAAGCAGTCAGCCACTCATGCCTCGGCGGCGATTGGCGTGCCGATGATTTTCGCGACTCTGGCGTTGGTGATTGGGTTCGGCGGATTGGCCACAAGCGAGTTTGTTCCCACAGCAACATTCGGTGTCTTGGTCGCCGCGACGTTGGTGGTGGGAACGATCGTCAATCTGACCGTGCTTCCAAGTCTTATCGCCAAGGCCGATTGA